A section of the Labrus mixtus chromosome 15, fLabMix1.1, whole genome shotgun sequence genome encodes:
- the LOC132989809 gene encoding G2/M phase-specific E3 ubiquitin-protein ligase-like codes for MIRSIEETEEIEKRTNREWRTVSDPKEAGWLFSQDLLHRDRDSNTLFLSLDIRQDREEQDRALVQFYKKDNVRWTSSLQSTLRGDVAKGSGVDRHVMSTVIFRLMNGFHINLGKVAVTKVFEGEPDHLIPSVSDELLDNNMFAVAGRMIGHSFLHCGPRLPGLSPAIIHILFEGSLESAPVTIRDCSDLDVRDIIMKLQGDAEVEECGITNQLCLSWDLPTPNATNRKCLSEKILLHAVIERTKHQINQFRQGLIETGLWPLLIHRRDVIPVLFPRDSEAEITPQIVLDCIIWPSSITVFFESYKAKDEDESEIMDVHRVSGFLKTYIENASSTELKSLIKFWTGWEVPATEMKVEIVEATFPTAATCFEKLRLPRHYTTYKAFHQNLCACISTSDSGFGCT; via the exons ATGATTCGGTCAatagaagaaacagaggaaattgaaaaaaggacaaacaggG AGTGGAGAACAGTGTCAGACCCAAAAGAAGCTGGTTGGCTATTTTCACAAGACCTCCTCCACAGGGACAGAGATTCAAACACTCTATTTCTGAGTTTGGACATCAGACAAGACAGGGAGGAGCAAGACCGAGCTTTAGTCCAATTCTACAAAAAAGACAATGTCCGATGGACGTCATCACTACAAAGCACACTCCGAG GTGATGTTGCAAAAGGAAGTGGAGTTGACCGTCATGTGATGTCAACAGTGATTTTCAGGCTAATGAATGGATTCCATATAAACCTAG GAAAAGTTGCTGTTACCAAAGTCTTCGAAGGTGAGCCCGATCACCTCATCCCCTCAGTTTCTGATGAACTACTGGACAATAACATGTTTGCAGTCGCAGGCCGGATGATTGGCCATTCCTTCTTGCATTGCGGCCCCAGACTCCCAGGACTTAGCCCTGCCATTATTCACATTCTCTTTGAGGGTTCACTGGAAAGTGCTCCTGTGACAATACGCGACTGCTCGGACCTCGATGTCCGAGACATCATAATGAAG CTTCAAGGAGATGCTGAAGTAGAAGAATGTGGCATAACCAATCAGCTCTGCCTTTCATGGGACCTTCCAACACCAAATGCCACAAACAGGAAATGCCTGTCAGAAAAGATTCTCTTGCATGCT GTGATCGAGCGAACGAAACATCAAATCAATCAGTTCCGACAAGGCTTAATCGAAACAGGGCTCTGGCCACTCCTCATTCACAGAAGAGATGTTATCCCAGTCCTGTTTCCAAGGGATTCAGAAGCTGAAATCACCCCTCAG ATTGTCTTGGATTGCATCATTTGGCCATCATCCATAACTGTTTTCTTTGAGAGCTACAAGGCCAAAGACGAAGACGAGTCCGAGATCATGGATGTACACCGAGTATCTGGCTTCTTGAAAACATATATTGAAAATG CGTCTTCCACAGAGCTTAAGAGCCTCATAAAGTTCTGGACAGGATGGGAGGTCCCCGCCACAGAGATGAAGGTGGAAATAGTCGAGGCCACTTTCCCGACTGCTGCGACGTGTTTTGAGAAGCTGAGGCTGCCGAGGCATTACACGACATACAAAGCATTTCACCAAAACCTGTGTGCATGTATATCAACCAGTGACAGTGGATTTGGATGCACCTGA